Proteins found in one Bacillus sp. SM2101 genomic segment:
- a CDS encoding small, acid-soluble spore protein, alpha/beta type, which produces MGRRRGIMSDRFKEELAKELGFYDTVRNEGWGAIRARDAGNMVKRAIELAEANLVNNDKQK; this is translated from the coding sequence TTGGGTAGACGCCGCGGAATAATGTCGGATCGATTTAAGGAAGAACTAGCAAAAGAACTTGGTTTTTATGACACCGTTCGTAATGAAGGCTGGGGAGCGATTCGTGCAAGAGACGCTGGTAACATGGTGAAGCGCGCAATTGAACTTGCTGAAGCAAACCTTGTAAATAATGATAAACAAAAGTAA